TTCGCATGTTCCTGACCTCGTGCCGGCAATGCGAGATCGCGGCGGCATCGGGAAGCTGCTGGATGTCGAGACGGTCGAGATGGTGCGAATTGAAGCCCGCGTCCCATCTGGCGACGACCTCCTGTTCGTCGGCCAGATCCGGATAATCGATCAATATCTTCAGCAGAAAGCGGTCGAGCTGAGCTTCAGGCAGCGGATATGTGCCTTCGTATTCGATCGGATTCTCGGTGGCGAGTACCGTGAACATCGGCGACAATGGGTACCTCTCGCCGTCGATCGTTGTCTGACGTTCTTCCATTGCTTCGAGCAGCGCGGCCTGGGTCTTCGGCGGTGTCCGGTTGATCTCGTCAGCCAGCAGGATATCGGTGAAGATAGGGCCGTGGCGCAGAGTGAACTCGGACGACTGCATATTGAACACATTCGTGCCGGTTATGTCCGAAGGCATCAGGTCGGGCGTGAACTGGATGCGCGAAAATCTCGCACCGATGATCTCGGAAAGTGTCTTGACCATCAAGGTCTTTGCCGTCCCCGGAACGCCTTCGAGCAATGCATGCCCTTCGGCGAGAATTGCGACGAGGACCTGTTCGATCACGTCGTCCTGTCCGACGATGGTCTTTCGCAATTCGTTCAAAATATGTGCGATCGTTGTAGGTGTATAAGTAAGCATTTACGTTCTGATCAGATCAAATATCAATTTCGCTGCAAGCAATAATACTGTTATCAAAAAGATACGCCGCAGCAGCGTTTCGTTCATTTTAGCCACGAAATGCGCTCCCGCATAGGCACCGATGAACATCGTCACGGCCAGAACAGCCCCGAGTCGATAATCCACCAGGCCTTGCCACATGAAGACGAGGGTCGCAATTGCCGACGAGAAGACATTCACGAGTTTGGTTGCGGCGATCGCACCGCCGTAGGTCATACCGAAAAACGCGACAAATGAAGCCGTCAGGACGGTAACGTATCCGCCGCTGTAAAGTCCGCCGTAGATCGCAAGAAGAAATGTCGCCGCGACCCCGGCAACAGTCAGGCCCCACTTGTCTACTCGACCGGGCTCGGAACCGTCGGATCCGCCTTTATCGCGTTGGAACAATGTGAACAGCACGACCGCGATCATCGCCATCGAAACGATCAGTTTGATGCCTTGATCAGTGAGCCGCCCTACGAGCAACGCCCCGATCGCCGAGCCGATGATCGTCAGTACGATCAATGGCGACAGCCGCTTTGCCTCGATCTGTCCGTTTCGAAAGAACGGTATCGTCGCGCCGATAGCCATAAATGTCAGACCAAACATGTTGGTCGCGATGGCCACCTTTTCGTCGATGCCGAACTGAAACATTATCGGGACCGTAATGAGCGAGTTGCTTCCCGTCACGACACCGACCGCACTCGTTAGAAAGAACAAGATCACGAGCACAGCAAGAATGTAAATGGTCATCGTCTCAGATCCTCGTCTTGCTTTGCCGTCCAAGTCGGAGCTGACCTTCGATCTCGCGCAATCGGGTGGTCAGCGAGAGCATTTCGCGCTTTCCCGTCGGCTCGCCGTGTATGATATTTTCACATCTCTCGATCAATTCTTCGATCTTACGCACGTCTGATCCTGTCCGGTCGGCAATTAGCAATGCCAACTCGCTCCGCGGTGTGGTCATCTGATCGACGCCAAGAAGTTTCGCCGCCCGCCGACGGAAGTCTGTAAAGATGTTCTCCATCGCCAGATCGTAAGCGTTCGTTCGCTGCTGCAATTCGGCCATCGCTCCGACGTATTCGAGCTTTGAGAGCCGGTCGGGCTCGGGTTCGGGAACGGGACGAGCGAACCGGCGGCTGCGCGAAAACATCACAAATGCAACGACCGCAATGATCTGCAAGATCATCGCGGTCACCGGCGTACCTTCAAAATACTCAAGGATCCGGTTATTGCCGGCCCCAAATCCATGATGGTATTCGTCAAACACGATCAGCCCGTCGCCCGCGATGTTCAACGCGAACTGGGCATTGTCGGCCATCGCTATGCCGCCATTGGCTACGATAAACGGGTCGGCGACGAAGACTATCTGGCCCGAACCATAAGGAACATCAACGACCAGGTTTCGATCGGCCGATGCTACATGGACGACCGGAGCCTCGAACCATGGAGTTGAACTTTCAGGTTCGATCGCACTGGTGTTCACCTGCGGTTCCGGTGTGCTTTGCGATTCCGCGTTCGGGTCGTCATTTTGCGTGGCAACCCCCGTTCCCTGTTCATACTCGTCGTCTGATTCGGTCGCAAAGATCTCATCGTTATCAAACCGTTCGATATCAACGGCGGAGGCAAATCGCGATGGCTGGACCGCGTTGACTCCGGCGGTAAACACGGTCGTCTGTATCGGCCTGATCGCCGGCGTCTTGGCGGTCATCTGAACCTGATCGGCCGGATCGACGGTCATCAATTCGATGTCGGTCCTCGGTGCGATCTTGATATTCCATTCAGTGGATGATCTGACAAGTTCCCCAGCAGGTTCGCGATCGATGATAACGAGCCTGCCGCCGGATTCTACCCAACTCAATAGGTCCGTCCGTTCATCCTCGGTAAAAGGTCGCCTGAAAGGACCAATGAGCACGAAGGTCTTTGGTGCTTCGCGCATCTCGGTCCGGAGTGTCGCCGGAGGCTGCTGCCATCGCTGGACGCTGCGGCCGGTCTCGGCAAGCAGCGTGAAGTAGGCCTGCGTTCCGGTCGAACCGGAATTAAAGCTCGACCGATTAGGCATGAATTCATTGTCTGGTTCCTTCACCTTCTGCACGTAGGTTGCGGCGTTGAGCCCGATCATAAGAGCGATCAGGAGCACCAGTGAACCAAAGATGAGTAAGCGCTGTTTCATGCCGAGACGCCGGAACTATTTGCGGCCAAGAGCCTCCTTGTATCGGGCCCGAAAGCTTGCCCAAGCCGATTCATCCGAAGGCATCGGGCCGTACCATCGGCTTTCGAATACATCGGTGAGGCCAGTGACGCTCTGATAGATCTCGCCGCGTTTTCTGAGGTCGCGAAGATAGTCGCGGTTCGTCTTATGCGGTGCAAGGCCGATCAGCTTTCGATCATCGAGTTCGCAAAGTAGAGCGATGTATCCTTTTCTGATCGCTCCGCGAAGGTCTCCGTCACGTGCCATTCGTTCAGCTTCGGCGAAGAGTTGCTCGGCTGATTTGTCGATTGCTACCTTTTCGCCGAGAACGATGCGTTCCGCTTTTTCATCGGTCCGACGTCTTTTGAGCGCCGGAAATAGCATCGGAGCAAAACGAAAAACAGCAAACCCGATCAAAAGCACGGTGACGACGATGATCACGACCTGAAGCCAGTATGCGAGCCCCGGAAGTCCGGTCTTGCTTGCCGGCTCGCCCGATGGGCGCGGCAGCAGTCCTTCAAGCCACTCGAGAAACTCGGTCAACCAACGCCCGAAACGGCTTTGCTCTTCTTCGGCCGGTTTTCGAAACTCTTCTCGCTTTAGTATCTCTGCCAATTTCTGTTTTGCTTCGTCCTTAGAGACGGATGACCGAGGTGCGCTTTCCAGTTCGGCTATTTTTGACGAGATCGACGAAAGGCGTTCTTCGATGCCGGAAAGGATGTTTGCCTGCTTGGCAGGGTCTTCGCTAACAACGTATTGATCGAGAAACGTATGAAGCCAATGATTTGAGACCTCGACCGGGCCATCGCCTGACTCGACGCGGTAGACCACCGGCAGTGTCCGCCGGATCTGTACAACGCGCCCGGCATCGAACGTCACGACCGCGCCCTCACGAATTCCCTTGCGAAGATCCGTGCTCATTTCGATCGTTAAACGACGGGCGGAATCGACGGCGTTACGGTATTCAGCCAAATTCGCTCCGCTCGCCGGCATGGCGGCGAACAGAGTAAATACGGCGATGGCCGTCAGGTTGCAGATCCGCATCTTATTTCAATCCGAGGGTCGTGAACGAACTTGATTCTGACGATCCGTTGGCCGGTATTGCCGCATCTTCGCGTGCACCGAGTGCCGGCTGAAGCGGATTGTAATACGATTGCGGAACCGAGGGTATCTCGCCAAGGCGGCGTGCGGCCATCAGCTCGATATCATAGCCTTCGTGACGGACGCGCTCGTCAACGTAAAGCAGGCAGAGCCCGACCATCCAGACCGGCGAGAGCAGAATAATGCTTACCTGCCAACCCATCTGCGACGCGATCTCGTACCAAGCCGGAGCCGACTGCCCGCCAAATGCGAAAAGCTCGACGCCCTCGGCCCATGCGTACCACCCGAGCGGTACATAGATCAAGGCAAGCGCCGAATAGGTTGCGGTTAGCGTGAACGCGAACAACGCCGCAAATCGCTTGACGTTGCCGCTCGCGAGCGAGATGCTGCGGCCGATCGCTGCAATAACGCCCTGCCCCTCAACAAGCATCACCTGCGGCACGTATGCGAAGCGCGAAGCCGCAAGGCAAAAGAGCCAATAGACACCGCCGACGGTCACGAGTCCGACGGCAAGTGACAAAAAGAAAGCAAGGAACGGAACGGCTTCGAGCCCGACCGCGATCAATGCGATCAGGATGGCGCCGATACCGAGACCGAAGTAGAAGATCATCAGTCCGACGATCCCTATTATCAGCGTAAGCAATACAGATGCGGCGATCAGCCCGGCGACCCGATCCCAGACATTAAGATACGTGTCCTTGAAGCTGATCGGTTCGCCGAAGAGCAGGTGTCTTACAAAGTTGCGCGACGCCCCGCCCATTACCGAGAGTGTCGCGACCGTCTCGGTAAACCAGATCACCGACGAACCGAGTGCTGAGAACAGTACGTAAACGGTCGATTCGAGCGGATCGTAGCTTCCGGTAAAGAAAAGCCATCGCGACAAGAATAGCCAACCGACGGAAAGCAAGGTGCCGACAAGCACCGGCGGAGCCGCTACGAAGATGAACGTGAGAAAGTTCTGACGATAAAATCTGACCGCACGGTCGATGAGGTCACCTGCTCCGAGCGGGACGATCGACATCATTGAGTGGTCTGGGGCAGAAGAGGCCATTGCGTGAAAGAAATGTTGGAATTATAACGTTTTTAGCAGACTTCGACCATGCCATAAATTACAAAAAAGCCTGCCGATCGCGATGACCGGCAGGCAAGTGTTTTCACTTAAGATAGGTCAAACTACCATTCGAACCGGAGTGCGAACTGCATCTCACGCGGACCGAAGGCACCCGTGATCTGCCCGAAGGCGGTCGAATTGATGTTTGCGAACTGAGTGTTCTGGACAAAGTTCACATTGTTCAAAAGGTTGAACGCCTCAACGCGGAACTGAAGCCGCATCGTTTCCGTAAAGCGGATGTTCTTCAGCAAAGCTGCGTTGATGTTGAAGTATTTCGGACCGTTGACGATGGTTCGGCCGAGATTGCCCGTTTCACCCGGATTGGTATTGAAGAATACCTGTCCCGGAAAACTTGCACCGGTTATGCTGTAACCGCCCGAGGCCGCTCCGCCCGAAAGTATCGACGGATTGATCCAGTAGATAATGTCAGTTCCGCCGACATTCTGCTGGAAGATCCCCATCAATGCCCGGATCTCGTCATTCGTCAGATTGCTGTTTGCCGTCTGACGGGCCGAACGCGCCGAACGGTTCAGCGTACCGCGCGTATCGACGAACGTGATCGGTGCACCCGATTGCCATTGTGCCAGGCCTGAGATTTCCCAGCCGCCGAACAGCTTGTCCCAGCCGCTGCCGAAATCGAGGAATTTCTTCCCGCGGCCAAATGGCAGCTGATAGACACCGTTGAAATTGAACACATGGGTCGTGTCAAAATCGGCCCGCTGTTTATCGAGGTCCTTGTTTCGGTTATCGAGATACGGCTCAAAAAGCTGCTGCGACGTGCCGACGGCATTCGTCAGGTTCTTTGAGAACGTATAGTTCGCCTGGAAATACAATCCGTTCGAGAACCTCTTTCGAAGCTCGGCCTGAAGCGAATTGTAGTTGTGGTAAGCGTCGTTGACGAAAAGGTCGATAACACCTGTCGAGTTGTTCGGCAGGAAGTTGACGAACGGCGTCGCCGACGGATTGCAGACGAACGATCCGGCCGAACCGACACACGGCTGATTGTTGAGATTTCGCGGATTAGTACTGTTGATGTACGAAAGTGCGAGATCGAGCGGTGTGCCGTTGGTCAGAGCGTTCAGGAAGGTCGACCGGGCGATATGGCCTGCCGGGGTCGTCGTCGTTGTCGGAGCAACGCCAAGTCGTCCGGGTGCACTCGCCGCCTGTTGGAAGATCAGCAGCGGTACACAGCCTGCCGCGATACAGAACGGATCGCCGCCCGAAACGCGGTAGTTGTTCTGTGCACGGAGAAAGTCGGCGAGAAATCCGTTGTTATTGACGTCGATCTGTCCGAGGTCGATACCGCGGGCGAGATTGTCGCTGCGGCTGCCGACATAACGGATCTCGAACGCCATATTTCCAAAGATCTCACGCTGCCAGCCGAGGCTGTACTGCTCGACCATTGGGGTCTTGAGTTTCGGATCGATCCCGAAAACGGTGCCGAAATGGTTGCCGATATTCGGGCCGTTGTTGGTCAAGTACGAAAGTGGCAGTGTCGGAACGGACGGTGGGCCGGGAATGACTACAGGAGCAGCATCCAGACGCCCAACTTGACCAGATTGTGTGATCGTCGTTCTCGCCAATCCGGCGTTACCGACCGACGCGTTATTGATCGATGTGATGATCGAATCGTTTCCGTAAACGTTGCTGTAACCGGCACGAATGACCGATTTGCCGTTTCCGAAGATCGCGCGGAAAATGCCTTTCTCAAATGTCGGTGCCCAGGCAACGCCCAGGTTAGGGGCGAAGTTGTTCCAGTCGGTTTCGTAATATTGAAATTCCTTTCCGATGCTGGTCCCAAGGGCAACGTAACTGCCTGCCGGATTGAGAAGGTCGCCGGTGGGATCGTCGAGATCCGTTATCAACGGCTCAAGGCCGCGGCCGGTCAGGTTGCGAAGCGCCGGGAAGATCTCGTACCGGACGCCAAGGCTGAGCGTCAATCCTCTCGCCGCCGACCACCTGTCAGCAAAATAGAGCGAGTGGTTCTCGTTCCTGAATGGCCGAAACTCGGTAGCCCCTGGAACAAAGCCCTCGTCCAGTGTTGTGATATTGAACGAGCGTGCTACTGCATTGTAATGCCCGCCGAGAAGCGTGAGCAGGCCGTTCGCCGTACCAAGCTGAGTGGTGTTGATGCCGCCGAGGCTGGCGAAGTTGGTCGCAGTGAATACGGTTCCGGTCGTGTTGCCGACCGTGACCGTCGGGACGGTTCCTGCGTCGTTGTAGGCATTGACCTTGAAGAACTGCATCTGGCCGCCAAATCGTAGAGAGTGTTTGCCAAGTATCCAATCGGCATTGGCCTGATAGTTGAATGCCTTGGTGTTGCGTCCCTGATCGGTAAATGTATTCATACCGCTTACCAATGGGACCGCAGCAATGTACGTCGGATACTCGCTGATTCGGTCGAACGGCACTTCGCTAGTAAAGAGCCCGCCGCGAAACTCGATAAGAAAATTCGGCGTGAAAACGCGTCGATACGCAGTGGTGAACTGCTTGTTGGCGGACGATTGGACCCCGTCCGGAATTGGTGTGAATCCGGTCGTGTCGATATCGGGCCTGAGATTCACTTCTTTGTTGTAGTTGTAAATGAACTGAAGCGAATTGCTGTCGTTGATATCAACATCGACTCGCGTCGAATACTGGTCGCGTTCCTGGTCCGACCCGCGAAGCAGCCGGTAGCCCTGGGTGTTGAGGCCGTCGCCGCCGGTGAAGTTGCTTGCCGTCGGCAGTTGACTAAGGACCAGAGCGTCGATTATCGGCGACGTGGTGCTCCGGATGTTGCCCGACGGGAAGACGGTCTGCGCGAACTGCAGGAAATTGGGGATCGTGCAAATACTGCCTATGGTCTGCGACGGACAGAAAGGCGTCACCGACGTGCTGTTCGTCCGCTGATAAGTGAAGGTGCCCGCACGCGCGGCAGGCGAGAGGATCGTTCGCGTTGCGGCCGTCGAAACCGGATCCTTGATCTTTTCGTAGGCAAAGAACCAAAAGGCCTTGTCCCAGAAAAGCATCGGGGTTCCTTCGCCAAGCCCGGGAACCGGAAGCCTCCAACTTGCCTTGCCTCCGTATTGATTGCGGTTGCGATAGGAAGGCTTTTCGCTCACCGTCGGATTCGAACTGCGGTTGTTGAAAAAGCTGTTTGCTGCAAACGCCGAGTTGCGGTTGTATGCAAACAAAGCACCGCGGAAATCTTTGGTGCCACGCGGGGTAACGAGGCGGATCTGCGCGCCGCCATATCCCTGATCGGCTTCCTGGTTGGTCGTCGTGATCGTGAACTCCGCCGTGTCGTCAACTGACGGCCGCCCCGGAGCAAAGTCGGTCGCGTTCGTTCGGATGAACGTATCCTGAATGTTGATGCCGTCACGGGTTATGTTCGTGAAGGTCGTACGCAGGCCGTTGATCGTTGTGTTCTGCGCGCTGTTCGACGACACACCGGCCTGAAGCGTTGTTAGAGTCAGAGGACTGCGAGTGAGAAGCGGCAGCGAGAGTATCTGCTGCGGGCTGACCGTGTTGCTGACTTGGGCCGTTCCCTGTGTAACGATGTCCGAGCCGGCGGTCACAACGACCTCTGCCGTTACTTCGCCGATCTCCATTGTCGGGTTGAACGCCGCGTCGCGGCCGACGTCGATCTTCTGCTGTGTCGCTTTCAGGGTCTTGAAACCGCTGGCCGTGACAGTGATTGTGTAGGTGCCGAATTCAAGCTGCGGAAACTGGTAGAAACCAGCCTGATTCGTCGTGGTGGTCGTTTCTCTGCCGGTCGTATTGTCAGTGGCCGTAACGGTTGCTCCGGGCAAAACGCCGTCGGGCCCCGAAACGGTTCCCGAAAGGCGTCCTGTTGTACCCTGTGCAAAAACAGTTGCCGCACTGAAGACCGTCAGTAGAAAGGCGATAAGAAACCTTTTCATCGTAGTCCTCCGTAGGTTGGTGATCTTTCTGCTTTTACTCTTGATATTTTTGTATTAAGAGAGCGAACAATTTGAACAAAACGATTTTGGAACCATACAACGGAGGTGAGAAAAAGCCGCTATAGTATGGCCGAAGACCGCAAAACCAACTGCCCTTTAAGTTCGATGCAACGGATTATAATACAAGTCAATCGATAAGACCAAATTGTCGACAAACAAAAAAAGGGCAGAAACCCAATGGTCTCTGCCCGAAAAATTCATCGGCTTTCGCCGGACAAATTAGAATTCAACACGGCCGACGAACTGGAAGATCCTCGGACCAAAGGTTGTGGTAACACGGCCAAAGGTCGTGCTGTTGATGTTTCCGTTGAACAGGCCAGCAAAGAAGTTCGCCCTGTTGGTCAGGTTGAATGCTTCTCCGCGGACCTGGAAACGAACGCGTTCCGTAATGCGGAAGTTCTTGAACAGCGAAGCATCGATGTTAAAGAACGTCGGGCCACGCCATGCGTTACGCGGAAGTGCACCGGTCGTTCCCGGAGCAACGTTGGTGAACACCTGTCCTGAGAACGGTGTGCTTCCAAAACCGTTGGCCGCGTTTCCGAGACCAAGGCTGCCGCACTGTCCGGCATTGAGCGCGTTCTGGTTGATGTTCGTGACCGAAGGATTGATCCAGTAAACACCGCAAGGTGTGCGGAAAATGCCGATCAAAGCTGCGATCTGCTCATGGTTCAGGCTCGAGTTCGCTGTCTGGCGGCCCGAACGTCCTGCACGGTTGAGCGTTCCACGCGGGTCGGTAAAGGTGATAGGTGCACCCGACGACCAACGAACGATACCCGTCATCTGCCATCCGCCGATGATGTAATCGAGGATGCCGCCCTGATTTGCCCAACGCTTGCCCTTGCCGAATGGAAGTTCGTAAATGGCGTTGAAGTTGAAGGTATGACGTGTGTCGAAATCGGCCACGGCATATTCAAGCCTCTGTTGAGCGTTGTCGATAAGCGGATCGAAGCGGGTCTGTCCTACACCGGCTGCATCGGTCAAAGCCTTTGCGAAGGTGTAGTTTGCCTGCATGTAAAATCCGTTAGCGAAACGGCGTCGGAACTCGAGCTGTGCCGAGTGGTAGTTCGACTCTGCACCGTTGGTGAGTACGTCAGCGACCAACGCGTTCGGATTGGGAACGAGCTGGACCGAACCGGCGAGACCATTGATCAAATAGGTGATCGCAAGGTCGGCCGGCGTACCCGCACGGATCTGGCTGAGGATGGTCGCATTTGTAAGCAGACCGCCGCCGCCAAGATTCGGGAATACGGTCAACACCTGGCTACCGGTGATCGCAGCGTTGAAAGCCGCACCGGTCGTACACGAACCCGGTGTGGTCTGGTTCGCAGCCTGGCAGAGACGGTCGTTCGAGTAAGCACGGTTGAAGTCAGCCGCAAAACCGTTCTGACCGATGATGACCTGGTTGTAGTCGAAACCACGGATCAGGTTGGTACTGCGGTTTCCAACGTAGCGAAGTTCGACCGCGGTCTTCCACGGCAGCTCGCGCTGGATGCCAACAGTCCACTGATAGAGGCTCGGCGTCTTCATGTCAGGATCGATCGCAAAT
The DNA window shown above is from Chloracidobacterium sp. and carries:
- a CDS encoding DUF4350 domain-containing protein, with product MKQRLLIFGSLVLLIALMIGLNAATYVQKVKEPDNEFMPNRSSFNSGSTGTQAYFTLLAETGRSVQRWQQPPATLRTEMREAPKTFVLIGPFRRPFTEDERTDLLSWVESGGRLVIIDREPAGELVRSSTEWNIKIAPRTDIELMTVDPADQVQMTAKTPAIRPIQTTVFTAGVNAVQPSRFASAVDIERFDNDEIFATESDDEYEQGTGVATQNDDPNAESQSTPEPQVNTSAIEPESSTPWFEAPVVHVASADRNLVVDVPYGSGQIVFVADPFIVANGGIAMADNAQFALNIAGDGLIVFDEYHHGFGAGNNRILEYFEGTPVTAMILQIIAVVAFVMFSRSRRFARPVPEPEPDRLSKLEYVGAMAELQQRTNAYDLAMENIFTDFRRRAAKLLGVDQMTTPRSELALLIADRTGSDVRKIEELIERCENIIHGEPTGKREMLSLTTRLREIEGQLRLGRQSKTRI
- a CDS encoding sulfite exporter TauE/SafE family protein, which codes for MTIYILAVLVILFFLTSAVGVVTGSNSLITVPIMFQFGIDEKVAIATNMFGLTFMAIGATIPFFRNGQIEAKRLSPLIVLTIIGSAIGALLVGRLTDQGIKLIVSMAMIAVVLFTLFQRDKGGSDGSEPGRVDKWGLTVAGVAATFLLAIYGGLYSGGYVTVLTASFVAFFGMTYGGAIAATKLVNVFSSAIATLVFMWQGLVDYRLGAVLAVTMFIGAYAGAHFVAKMNETLLRRIFLITVLLLAAKLIFDLIRT
- a CDS encoding DUF4129 domain-containing protein is translated as MRICNLTAIAVFTLFAAMPASGANLAEYRNAVDSARRLTIEMSTDLRKGIREGAVVTFDAGRVVQIRRTLPVVYRVESGDGPVEVSNHWLHTFLDQYVVSEDPAKQANILSGIEERLSSISSKIAELESAPRSSVSKDEAKQKLAEILKREEFRKPAEEEQSRFGRWLTEFLEWLEGLLPRPSGEPASKTGLPGLAYWLQVVIIVVTVLLIGFAVFRFAPMLFPALKRRRTDEKAERIVLGEKVAIDKSAEQLFAEAERMARDGDLRGAIRKGYIALLCELDDRKLIGLAPHKTNRDYLRDLRKRGEIYQSVTGLTDVFESRWYGPMPSDESAWASFRARYKEALGRK
- a CDS encoding MoxR family ATPase, with the protein product MLTYTPTTIAHILNELRKTIVGQDDVIEQVLVAILAEGHALLEGVPGTAKTLMVKTLSEIIGARFSRIQFTPDLMPSDITGTNVFNMQSSEFTLRHGPIFTDILLADEINRTPPKTQAALLEAMEERQTTIDGERYPLSPMFTVLATENPIEYEGTYPLPEAQLDRFLLKILIDYPDLADEQEVVARWDAGFNSHHLDRLDIQQLPDAAAISHCRHEVRNMRMEPGVQKYIVEIVRRSRSHPTILYGASPRASIALLLCSKALAAIRGREFPTPDDVRDIAAPVLRHRLALRAEAELEGATTDAVVSDILRSVEVPR
- a CDS encoding TonB-dependent receptor codes for the protein MKRFLIAFLLTVFSAATVFAQGTTGRLSGTVSGPDGVLPGATVTATDNTTGRETTTTTNQAGFYQFPQLEFGTYTITVTASGFKTLKATQQKIDVGRDAAFNPTMEIGEVTAEVVVTAGSDIVTQGTAQVSNTVSPQQILSLPLLTRSPLTLTTLQAGVSSNSAQNTTINGLRTTFTNITRDGINIQDTFIRTNATDFAPGRPSVDDTAEFTITTTNQEADQGYGGAQIRLVTPRGTKDFRGALFAYNRNSAFAANSFFNNRSSNPTVSEKPSYRNRNQYGGKASWRLPVPGLGEGTPMLFWDKAFWFFAYEKIKDPVSTAATRTILSPAARAGTFTYQRTNSTSVTPFCPSQTIGSICTIPNFLQFAQTVFPSGNIRSTTSPIIDALVLSQLPTASNFTGGDGLNTQGYRLLRGSDQERDQYSTRVDVDINDSNSLQFIYNYNKEVNLRPDIDTTGFTPIPDGVQSSANKQFTTAYRRVFTPNFLIEFRGGLFTSEVPFDRISEYPTYIAAVPLVSGMNTFTDQGRNTKAFNYQANADWILGKHSLRFGGQMQFFKVNAYNDAGTVPTVTVGNTTGTVFTATNFASLGGINTTQLGTANGLLTLLGGHYNAVARSFNITTLDEGFVPGATEFRPFRNENHSLYFADRWSAARGLTLSLGVRYEIFPALRNLTGRGLEPLITDLDDPTGDLLNPAGSYVALGTSIGKEFQYYETDWNNFAPNLGVAWAPTFEKGIFRAIFGNGKSVIRAGYSNVYGNDSIITSINNASVGNAGLARTTITQSGQVGRLDAAPVVIPGPPSVPTLPLSYLTNNGPNIGNHFGTVFGIDPKLKTPMVEQYSLGWQREIFGNMAFEIRYVGSRSDNLARGIDLGQIDVNNNGFLADFLRAQNNYRVSGGDPFCIAAGCVPLLIFQQAASAPGRLGVAPTTTTTPAGHIARSTFLNALTNGTPLDLALSYINSTNPRNLNNQPCVGSAGSFVCNPSATPFVNFLPNNSTGVIDLFVNDAYHNYNSLQAELRKRFSNGLYFQANYTFSKNLTNAVGTSQQLFEPYLDNRNKDLDKQRADFDTTHVFNFNGVYQLPFGRGKKFLDFGSGWDKLFGGWEISGLAQWQSGAPITFVDTRGTLNRSARSARQTANSNLTNDEIRALMGIFQQNVGGTDIIYWINPSILSGGAASGGYSITGASFPGQVFFNTNPGETGNLGRTIVNGPKYFNINAALLKNIRFTETMRLQFRVEAFNLLNNVNFVQNTQFANINSTAFGQITGAFGPREMQFALRFEW